From the genome of Ignavibacteriales bacterium, one region includes:
- a CDS encoding flagellar hook-length control protein FliK — protein sequence MNINTFFLDKLMAGEQAVALGSKKLSSPTNLFSDIIKVFEQESEQNSTTSDSANNLNLASQNIFQLPVNVIECNSTKLQALIKFIDSFMADPQLSVKATEVKHDLQSVVINKKQFLLSSGSLENFINGLVQNLGLNNISDLKTVLSQNAIDENTFSGVKDLNVKNDNDKQSSRKEIENNVKTDDAFTEAENIVQSLLQYLSENKSLSLSVKNGKDKLNINFYNLPEDNIETEFNLEKLSADFNKSSKEFNAALADIAKEQGKEKTVTAATLKGLGKNPADFNSSPLVQNDLDISKSQTDSTKPAESADPVNPATSINQNNNVYKTEVIEITFNPAVQSKILNSTGSQTKIYQMPNYGQADSSKSTSIFNNDLSKKEFELFDAGFRLRNNFAAQLNALKNQDNNVPVANSSAKTEAPNPLLVQQSVPIVKVVEAGNNKTVSTDSINTLQQTIKSSPEKGNIVNESKSLINDLKVTIEGSESANKNSSVKESVVTDSKTLLNDLKETLVGPGAANKNFAVKESVVKEIKVLLNDLNGKIESSELTKSSPQKDKTIFSAPTLEMNKDASPTKNDIHSKFQDGRTIIPDAPKLYKQASAISEATPFNGEKYSAAIESPKEKAFVQEVKDLLMSGMPPQKISTADEKVKVGKETDAVKLVSGENVKNDKAEVKEANGKTADEKESFQNKPNDNFKNILQGTEQTRGIDADKFKMMNDAKLPNEPMKLIKPAEIISEFSKIIQAGEKQSMTFQLTPENLGKVKLIVDLVNNNISTRIEVENDQVKQFIQSNIEQLKQNLQSSGVHLSNVNISLAESEQKFAKTFTPRRKMGEKISKIKEGDDSTRRSQKSLGYNTYEYLA from the coding sequence ATGAACATTAATACTTTTTTCTTAGATAAACTTATGGCTGGAGAGCAAGCAGTTGCTCTTGGTTCGAAAAAATTATCGTCGCCTACTAATTTATTTTCGGATATAATTAAAGTCTTTGAGCAGGAAAGCGAACAAAACTCCACAACTAGCGATAGCGCAAACAATTTAAATCTGGCTTCACAAAATATATTCCAATTACCTGTTAACGTTATTGAATGCAACAGTACCAAGCTGCAGGCACTCATTAAATTTATTGATTCGTTTATGGCCGATCCGCAATTGTCGGTTAAAGCAACGGAAGTAAAGCATGATCTTCAATCTGTAGTAATTAATAAAAAGCAATTTCTTCTATCATCCGGAAGTTTAGAAAATTTTATTAATGGGCTGGTTCAGAATCTTGGACTAAATAATATTAGCGATTTGAAAACAGTCCTTTCACAAAACGCGATTGATGAAAATACTTTTAGCGGTGTCAAAGATCTTAATGTGAAAAATGATAATGATAAACAAAGTTCCAGAAAGGAAATTGAGAACAATGTTAAAACGGATGATGCTTTTACAGAAGCCGAAAACATTGTGCAGTCGCTACTCCAATACCTTTCCGAGAACAAATCATTGTCGCTTTCTGTTAAGAACGGTAAAGACAAATTGAATATCAATTTTTACAATTTGCCTGAAGATAATATAGAGACTGAATTCAATTTAGAAAAACTTTCAGCAGATTTTAATAAGAGCAGTAAAGAATTTAATGCCGCATTGGCGGATATCGCTAAAGAACAAGGGAAAGAAAAAACAGTAACTGCCGCCACTTTAAAAGGTTTAGGAAAAAATCCAGCCGATTTTAATTCTTCACCGTTAGTTCAAAATGATCTAGATATTTCTAAATCCCAAACCGATAGTACCAAACCGGCAGAATCTGCAGATCCGGTTAATCCGGCTACTTCGATAAATCAGAATAATAATGTTTACAAGACGGAAGTAATTGAAATTACATTTAATCCGGCAGTACAATCGAAAATTTTGAATTCAACTGGATCTCAGACGAAAATTTATCAAATGCCCAATTACGGACAGGCTGATTCATCAAAGAGCACGAGCATATTTAATAATGATCTATCTAAGAAGGAGTTCGAATTATTTGATGCCGGATTTAGATTGAGAAATAATTTTGCGGCTCAATTAAATGCACTGAAGAACCAGGATAATAATGTACCGGTTGCAAACTCATCTGCTAAAACGGAAGCTCCAAATCCACTCTTGGTACAACAATCCGTCCCAATTGTTAAAGTAGTGGAAGCAGGGAACAATAAAACAGTAAGTACGGACAGCATAAATACCTTGCAGCAGACAATAAAAAGTTCGCCTGAAAAAGGAAACATTGTAAATGAATCTAAGTCATTGATAAACGATCTTAAAGTGACTATAGAAGGATCTGAATCTGCAAATAAAAATTCATCCGTAAAAGAAAGTGTTGTAACCGATTCGAAGACATTGTTGAACGATCTTAAAGAAACTTTAGTAGGACCCGGAGCGGCAAATAAAAATTTTGCCGTAAAAGAAAGTGTTGTGAAAGAAATCAAAGTTTTGTTAAACGACCTTAACGGAAAAATAGAAAGTTCTGAACTGACAAAATCTTCTCCTCAAAAAGATAAAACAATATTTTCCGCACCGACTTTAGAAATGAACAAAGATGCATCACCAACAAAGAATGACATTCATTCTAAATTTCAAGACGGTAGAACAATAATACCGGATGCACCAAAATTGTATAAACAAGCTTCGGCAATTTCTGAAGCAACTCCTTTCAATGGAGAAAAATATTCTGCTGCAATTGAATCCCCAAAAGAAAAAGCTTTTGTACAGGAAGTTAAAGATCTTTTGATGAGCGGAATGCCTCCTCAAAAAATTTCAACCGCCGATGAAAAAGTAAAAGTTGGAAAAGAAACGGATGCCGTAAAATTAGTCTCCGGTGAAAATGTAAAAAATGATAAAGCTGAAGTCAAAGAAGCGAACGGCAAAACAGCCGATGAAAAAGAATCTTTCCAAAATAAACCGAACGATAACTTTAAAAATATATTGCAAGGCACCGAACAAACAAGAGGGATTGACGCCGATAAATTTAAAATGATGAATGATGCCAAACTGCCTAATGAACCGATGAAATTGATCAAACCGGCTGAAATTATTTCCGAGTTTTCAAAGATCATTCAAGCCGGTGAAAAGCAGAGTATGACCTTTCAATTGACACCGGAAAATTTAGGCAAAGTGAAGTTGATAGTTGATTTAGTCAACAATAATATAAGTACGCGTATAGAAGTTGAGAACGATCAGGTGAAACAGTTCATTCAATCCAATATTGAACAGCTTAAACAGAATTTGCAATCATCCGGAGTTCATCTCAGCAATGTGAATATAAGTTTGGCTGAATCCGAACAAAAATTTGCAAAGACATTTACACCGCGTAGAAAAATGGGAGAAAAAATTTCCAAAATAAAAGAAGGCGATGATTCAACACGCCGATCTCAAAAATCATTAGGCTACAATACTTACGAATATTTAGCATAG
- a CDS encoding flagellar hook capping protein — protein MVDPITGTSTSTTQQTTSKSSLGKDDFMKLMISQLQNQDPLNPMDGTAFSAQLAQFSSLEQLSNLNTYMKQSIDANATLTQSINNTLITGLIGKDVKLSGGAIKVNGQDGITLGYTLPVEAKTAQIKIYNESGGLVKTIDGNTNSGTSKLSWDLTDNNGNKLPNGNYKFEVDAVNTKGESMTLDIFKVGTIDGVRFTDQGTVLLVGGAEYSLADIAEVLNNQKPQ, from the coding sequence ATGGTAGATCCAATTACAGGTACTTCGACCAGCACTACACAGCAGACCACTAGCAAATCATCACTGGGTAAAGACGATTTTATGAAACTGATGATTTCGCAACTGCAAAATCAAGATCCTCTAAATCCGATGGATGGGACAGCATTTTCAGCGCAACTCGCACAGTTCAGTTCTCTGGAACAACTTTCTAATTTGAATACTTATATGAAACAGAGCATTGATGCAAATGCAACGTTAACTCAATCAATTAATAACACTCTTATAACGGGATTAATTGGTAAGGATGTTAAATTGAGCGGGGGAGCTATAAAGGTTAACGGTCAGGACGGTATAACGTTGGGCTATACATTGCCTGTAGAAGCAAAGACTGCTCAGATTAAAATATATAATGAAAGCGGTGGCCTCGTAAAAACTATCGATGGAAACACTAACTCAGGCACCAGTAAACTTTCCTGGGATTTAACCGATAATAACGGTAACAAATTACCTAATGGTAATTATAAATTTGAAGTTGATGCAGTGAACACAAAAGGCGAGAGCATGACGTTAGATATTTTCAAAGTTGGAACAATAGATGGTGTTCGCTTTACAGATCAGGGAACAGTTCTTCTTGTTGGCGGAGCTGAATATTCTCTTGCGGATATTGCTGAAGTTCTTAATAACCAGAAACCACAATAA
- a CDS encoding flagellar protein: MAEINGVSVPFIPIVGNTEIASRRVGKEATSSFDAIFKEELEKVKFSNHALKRLESRNIQLSENDLSKIQNAVEKAEAKGSKDSLVMMDKTAFIVNIPNKTVVTAIAVADSNESVFTNIDSVVFAY; encoded by the coding sequence ATGGCAGAAATTAACGGAGTCTCCGTTCCTTTTATTCCGATTGTTGGAAACACAGAAATAGCTTCAAGAAGAGTTGGCAAAGAGGCTACTTCAAGTTTCGATGCAATTTTTAAAGAGGAACTGGAGAAAGTTAAATTTTCTAATCATGCTTTGAAGCGTCTCGAATCGAGGAATATTCAACTTAGTGAGAATGATCTTTCCAAAATTCAAAACGCTGTAGAAAAAGCTGAAGCAAAAGGATCAAAGGATTCGTTGGTTATGATGGATAAAACAGCATTCATAGTCAACATTCCCAACAAAACAGTAGTAACGGCAATTGCTGTTGCAGATTCAAATGAAAGTGTCTTTACTAATATAGACAGCGTAGTGTTTGCATATTAA
- a CDS encoding flagellar hook protein FlgE — protein MALLTSLFAGVSGLKNHQAMMDVIGNNISNVNTIGFKGSRVTFSDTFNQFVKAGTNPTETTGGTNSFQIGLGMKVNSIDRNWNQGTFERTGITTDLALQGPGMFVQKSNGQTFFSRAGAFVFDAKGKLVSPQNGAVVQGKVANTDGVIPPGNNLEDIVIDTNLKLPAISTTSIKWGGNLKSNSELTRTQIVTQRGNINSSAVTVAPAVAPAIDTTLPTNVTVYNEYGVPYTLSITYTKTAATAADPAATPPVLANDTYTLNYDLIDGSAASIASGTIVGLTFQDDGTGTCPLDAASLAKFDGTANRINLPANNIDFTFDASTVTSNSSTATLGVSADNNRIPNVVSGSVTVFDSLGTAHQVTLKYTKIADNTWTWTASVPGTSTASGKSEETNGTILFNADGTLDSANISPNNPQMTFIPKGGANSTVIDLDFGSGFGGITQTSSSSVVSALSQNGSPSASLSNMNIDQYGNVVGIFSNGSSKSLAQILVATFNNLNGLISVGDNMYTAYANSGEPRIGSLGEETNTTVQSGALEQSNVDLSEEFTKMIVSQRGFQANARVITTADALLQEITQLVR, from the coding sequence ATGGCACTATTAACATCCCTATTCGCAGGCGTTTCCGGTTTAAAAAACCATCAAGCAATGATGGATGTAATCGGCAATAACATTTCTAACGTTAACACAATCGGCTTCAAAGGATCGCGCGTTACATTCAGCGATACTTTTAATCAATTTGTTAAAGCCGGTACAAATCCAACAGAAACAACCGGCGGTACAAACTCATTTCAAATTGGTTTAGGCATGAAGGTTAATTCTATTGACCGTAATTGGAATCAAGGTACATTTGAAAGAACCGGTATCACGACAGATCTTGCATTGCAGGGTCCGGGTATGTTTGTTCAAAAAAGTAACGGACAAACTTTCTTCTCCAGAGCAGGCGCATTTGTTTTTGATGCTAAAGGAAAACTAGTAAGCCCACAGAATGGTGCGGTAGTTCAAGGTAAAGTTGCAAATACAGACGGCGTTATTCCTCCTGGAAATAATTTGGAAGATATCGTGATAGATACAAACTTAAAACTGCCTGCAATTTCAACAACGTCTATTAAGTGGGGCGGTAACTTAAAAAGTAATTCTGAATTAACAAGAACACAAATTGTAACCCAAAGAGGCAATATCAACTCATCCGCAGTAACAGTCGCTCCAGCCGTAGCACCGGCTATTGATACAACTCTTCCGACTAATGTAACGGTTTATAACGAATATGGCGTTCCTTATACTCTTTCAATCACGTACACAAAAACTGCGGCTACTGCCGCAGATCCTGCTGCAACTCCTCCAGTTCTTGCCAACGATACTTATACCTTGAACTACGATCTAATAGATGGAAGCGCTGCTTCGATTGCCAGCGGAACTATTGTTGGATTAACATTTCAAGATGACGGAACCGGTACTTGTCCTCTTGACGCAGCTTCACTTGCTAAATTTGACGGAACTGCAAATCGTATAAATCTTCCTGCAAACAACATAGACTTTACATTCGATGCGTCAACAGTCACTTCAAATTCAAGTACAGCCACACTGGGTGTTTCGGCAGATAATAATAGAATACCAAACGTAGTAAGCGGCTCGGTAACAGTATTTGATTCATTGGGAACCGCACATCAGGTAACATTGAAATACACAAAGATTGCAGATAATACATGGACATGGACAGCATCGGTACCGGGCACAAGCACAGCATCAGGTAAATCCGAAGAAACAAACGGAACGATTTTGTTCAATGCAGACGGTACATTAGATTCAGCAAATATTTCACCAAACAATCCGCAAATGACATTCATACCAAAAGGCGGTGCAAATTCGACAGTAATTGATCTTGATTTTGGAAGCGGATTTGGTGGTATTACACAAACATCTTCCAGCTCAGTAGTAAGCGCACTATCTCAAAACGGTTCTCCATCGGCATCTCTTTCGAATATGAACATTGATCAATACGGAAATGTTGTTGGTATTTTCTCTAATGGTAGTTCAAAAAGTCTTGCGCAGATTCTGGTTGCAACTTTTAATAACCTAAACGGATTAATTAGTGTTGGCGATAATATGTACACAGCTTATGCAAACAGCGGTGAACCAAGAATTGGAAGTTTGGGTGAAGAAACAAATACAACAGTTCAGTCGGGTGCTTTAGAGCAATCTAATGTAGATTTATCTGAAGAGTTCACAAAAATGATTGTATCACAAAGAGGATTCCAAGCTAATGCTCGCGTTATTACAACGGCAGATGCATTACTTCAAGAAATAACACAGTTAGTAAGATAG